The stretch of DNA TTCACTTacagaaattttcaaaagcaCTGTTTTTACTGAATTCCACTTATCATTCCTTCGATCAATTATCAAATGAAATCCAAGATCAGCTTCTTGTAATCTaaacatcaataatataatttaataagaaaatttatatatataatactatggTATTGCATAAAAGGAGATatgttaattgataattaaattgtaatacgactattatatatacttacgtTGGCACAGAAGTAAGATATAACATGAGACGTTGATAGTCCAAATctgtcaaattataaaaattgccaTTGTCTGGAAATATGATTATAGGACATCCCTCTCGTGTTTTTCCTCCTGCAAAAGATGTCATAAAAGAAAccatttaaagaaatttatatcttattaaaaatgaattcaaatatgttaattgtaggattaaatatttacccGCAATAATAGCATATTGCGCTTGGAGAAGGTCTGCAACATCTCGAACTGCCAGATCTCCATTTTCTATCTCGCCTGTCATACTCTCTACATCTtctgtaatgtaaaatattaatttttatcattatatatacaccaATAATTCTCaagttatactttttttattacaatattgcttataaagtatattgaCTAAAAAAGTTATGAGACatgtcttattaatattaaaattaaataaataatctatcttaatattaaaattatttagacaCTTGcacaattagatattaatcaagaatttctatttattctgttatattattatatatttatatatgtttatacaaCACACACAACATATATAcaacagaaatttatatgcatttatatacacatatatatatatatatatatacatatatacacatatgtatatacatatatatatatatatatatatatatatatatatatatatatacacatatatgtatatctgtgtgttcaattatattatgtataaattataatatattttaagaaatcctttggcatattttttttaaatataattttagtagtacaattttatatttatcatatattttatttttagatattaaaatactaaagACCATACTGCCcagattgtttaaaaaaaataatacagtttAGAATAGATATCacagtattatttaatttaaaaatttttataatctaattgtaattttatttgacagcCTCTTATGCAATGTTTACTGTGAACGTACGATTCAGGTTTCACTAGTGTACTGAACGCAAATACCTGTTCACAATCAGAGGTTGCACTCACATGACCTTGCTGATGCCACTGAAACAGTTTCCTGCAGTACCCACAATATTGCTGATATAACAGTAAATCAAGAGGCTCTCAAacggaaaaatataatcttaattaaaatctaagaGTCTCGTAAAACAAGAATGTTAATTTCTAATGTCAATGTACCCTACAAAACTTTAATTCTCTtacaattctatatatatatatatataaataataataataataaacttacttATTATACATTGTTTACATTGAcaacaaaattctttatagagacattattatagaagaaaatatgaagagagagagagagagagagagagaataaagaaattaattaaaaattatttctttagtaTTTTTGAACAAATGTTCGATttatatgacatttatatttagtaaaattttatacaagttaTTCAATCTTAAATTCTgtctacaataattaatttatcgaatctgaaattttattttatataataaggattaaatatatactctctccctctcttgtttatatataagatactacaaataaaagataaattatatataatatttatgcattagaaacaattatatagaaaGTGTTTGTATTGAGAAACACTGTTGCTGCTACCATAGTTACTTGTGATTTCCATGTCCGGAATTCaaggaaaataagaaatatcgaGCTTCTTTGGTTTTTGGCATCAGATTATTTAACTCTACATAAAAAGTATGcagtatgtaaaaaataagttttttttttttgtatatactgtattatatcaaaaaatattatttaattataaaatagctaACCAACAACCAAAGAAAcgttgatataatatttcctagatattcaaaattaattttgacaaaacaaaatattctaatGTAAGTGAcaaagtttttgtttttatttcataataaattatatatatatataatataaatttttaatatacatataatttattacattttctctgtattttcatgttttattgtatttttactgttaatgtatttttataaattttattaatttttatgaatcaaTGCACACCTTTTCATGAATCTTTTGCaagcattaataaaaaaaaaaaaaaaaaaaaaggaataagaaaataaaaatataaaagagaaaaaaatttcagagatttatgttattatttcaaataaaaatggaattattttttcgacaaaaaaaaaatataatttatataacattaatatccTCTCCTTACTTTCCTTTTACAAGAATTTATGACCATTTGgttaaatgcattttattaatcaatatagtAATACTTTgtatgcaattattatatccAAACTTGAAAGGCATTATACTTACTCAATTCACTATATAATTGAGTAACGTACAAATGTAACATAAGACATCCTTCAACAAGCCAATTAGGTATCTAATAACCTAAgattgtatacacatatagtaATTTCGTTTTGTCTGTGTTTTAGGagattatcatgtatataatattattcttatataaaccATTTGTAGAATATTCTTATCGCGACTTTTCCAAACAATAACAAACAATCTAACACGTgcaatatattactatactctCGGTTTAGAGATGTGGGAAAAAATTACTGAGGAATTAGAGCCTTACAGCATAACCGCATATATCACATtcacgcatacatatatacctatatacgtgtacaatttgttataatataatatatagctaTTTTCTCACATGCAGTCTTCCAGTTTACACCGCGTTCGTTTTCGATAATGTGATAGCGGGACTGTTAACTACCAACCCGCGCGTAGTAACTTGATAACTCACGCCGTCCTGTAATTTACTGATAGGCGTTAGCACATAGGTCTCGTTCTGTCCTAAATCATGAGTTATCACCAACGGCAATATCGTGTCATCTTCCGTCTGCAGTTCCGATTTGGGCGACTTTTGTTGACCCGTATCGTCTTTTGCGTCGAGTTCCGTCTGACAGTGACTCTGCGTAGTCTGATTTCTCACAATAAATTCGAGCTTGGCGAACTTCACCTGCGGAAACTGCACCTTCATGAATCGCCGAAATGTCGAGTAGCCCATGCTCTTAATGTCAggcgatatttttttgcaatattgcgTATACAGATCGTGCACGGTTTTTCGCGTGATGTCTGGTGACAGATGCAACGGAGCATTCTTAGCAAGTTTAGTTTTCTGCTTGGTCTCCTGCACCTCGACAAAGTTCTTCAGAAATTCCGTCGCAATCTTATATATGTCTAGAGAAAATGTGTTGTGCGGGATCTTTCCGTGATTGCCGTGTACGCGCGGCGTTACGCCGTGCGTCATTAAATGCTTTCGGATCCGCTTGATCTGATAATGCGTGCAATTCTCTAGATACAAGAACGCATCCAAGCACACTCGTCGACCCTGATAAACATACTGCGCGCGTAATCTACGTCGTTCTGTGTGCCTGGCAGTTTGATAAGGATCCGTCAGACATGCCATGGTCACGCCCATTAAATACATGTCGTGCTCAGCCTTTGTCAACTCTGCAATGTTCAATCTGTGCCGATAAACTACTTCGGGATTTAGATCCTTGAAACACTGATCGTCGATACACTCGCAGCCTCTTTTGAAGCGTTCCAATACTTGCGCTGGGCTATCCTCCAATTTTGTGGGATCGTAACTTGACTGACCCACATTTCGAGTTTTTTTCGACTTGACTCTCGCGACGGATCTCTTTGGCTTGGCACTggatatattcttacattctTCATGTttctgcaataaaaataaaataatgttaattctgtaataaaataaaatttccaatcAATCATTGGATTAATTAtggtagaaatttatttaatgcaatctaaagtatatacatttgtatttttaagatatatataaattgtatcagAAGTATCgatgcatgtatatatgtatttcatacaatatttttattttaaaaaaataaaaataatatatataaacatgcaAATGCACAACaagttaataacaaataagagtacgaaaataagtataatgcaaacttaaaaaaaaaaaaaaaatacatgatatagaatatagaattttacCTTCTTTTCTGCATTTGTTGCTTCTAACTGCTcctttgttattttatttttatcggcAATAACAGTTTGCATATTAGACATCGCTAATACTTTTACTTCACATTTTTCTTCTACCATTGTCTCCATTGTGTGTCTCAATTTGTACAATACACAGCTTTTTTGTCATCCTAAaacataaatcaaaatataattataaaatcttataaaatccaaatatataattcaacacaatattacaattcaaTAGCATTAAATTCTAGAGATTAAGTAGATTTCAAAAGATGTAAATACGAagtttaagtatatttttttttagggaGATGTTATcaacatttatatactttttttaaagacaaattttttttcaattctttttcaaaacatCGCGTTTTAATCGCACTTTCTGCACTTTGCTTCCGtcctttttctttcatcaAGAGCCAAGAATCAAGAATGAACGTGTATGTATACATCCATTTCATTTTGAATGAAGGAGAAGGCGTAAACGCAGTAAGTAAACACAGCTGCaatgccaaaaaaaaaaacatcatgtttacatacttttacttttctgtttctttcaCATTAAGAAATAAGTGTAACGCTAATAATAAGGATTCAAAGacaaaaacaagaaaagaggaagaaagagaaacatcGTACAGAAAGTGCAGCCGAAAGAAATGGGGACCTAAGGTCGAGAATCGCTGATCGCGCCCCTCGGTCACCAACTTTCGTCTCTAAGGCTATGTTATGTCACCGATTCTACTCACCGCTGTTCGCTCGACTATCGCAAACCTGGCAGTTTGGGAGTCGTCTTGCGATTCGACGGACGTCACGTCGACGAGACGGCACGCTCGCGTGCCCGATCTTGTTGTCGGTCGCGACAAATTGCACTGTACTCTGTACTCACTAGCCAACACTCCCGACGAATCCGACGATATGGCGAACGACTAGTTCGTGTCATTGTATGTAGAGGGGACGGCAACTGTTCCAGGACCGTAGCGCGAAAAACGTTCCATAACTTTTTTCgcgtcacaaaaaaaaaaaaaaaaccgcgtTCGGGACAcacatttctctttaaatttctctctcgaaatatatatttaattagtttagTAATAGTTTCTGTATTTGTAATTGTGTTTAGAAATTTGGTGTGAATCGCAATAAAATCTTTGGTCTTTATCATGcaaaaaagatatgtatagGAAgaattttatccattttatgtcaatatagaaaattaaatataatcaataaaattaacgatttaattatatatcgattaaatttttttatttttattaatctttctgTATCtctaatctaaaaaaatttaatatcgataaacAGGAGGGGACGAAatcatatattcataaattaaattttctagagtAGTATATAcatgagaaaattaataaaataaaaaatatattaatgtgttgtctataaaatatataacatcgatatttatttggttttttcaacgagaattattaatgtaaattattttgcgtatagtaaaatattgcaCGCAATGATTTATTCGCGAATGTTAgcttggaaaaaaaaagtttgacaaCTTTGGTatatcggaaaaaaaaaaaaaacttccgATTCTCCCTCTCCGCTCGGACATGGAAGCAGCGGAGACGGAAGTAGGTATGCGGATTATTGATTGATGGAAAGGCGTGGATACAGCCCTGAGTCCTGGTGCTCTCCCCCAACGACGCGACGGGAACAACGAACAAAGAGTGAGGGCGAGCGAGAGCGAGGGAGGAGGGAGCGAAGGGAGAACACCCAACACCCGAGTCCTCAGTCCTCAGACTTCAGATCTCATAACAAGCAAAATGCACACATCGTGCTTGCGACGACGAGCACGCTCCAAATAACATAACATCATACACTACAGAGCACCCATGGTGGACGcgtttaaactttaaatcaACCAGAGAGATTAGAatcatctaaatttttttttatttcaaattaaatcatttatagAATCCTTTCCTATCTAAAGTTTCACACGTGTCAAATTGGGTGAAGAAATTTTGCGTCGAAATTCGAAATGTAATTAAGACGaaggaaaacaaattttaaagccTATAGACGGCTTTATCGTAAATCTTATTCGTTAAGGTCGTAAAAATCTAACCGGAACGAATTCGCGTGGCTTCGTAAAATCGTAATTTATCGCAAACGtcgtataaaatatgtaatattcgcTGTTGTACACTCGCGATCGTTTCTTACGTCGTGAAATACAGtttgctttaaattaaaatggtaAATATGCAGACGCTTTTCATTTTCAAACACGATGAGAATTAGATAAGCTATTTTTCCAAGACGATATTTCGACGACACGCTCATTTTgcgtttaacattaataaaaatattggtaTTAACTGAACACTTGTAATCTTTACGATATAAACACAATAGGTATAcccatatttctctctctttatctctcgtCATTATCATACattctattattaacaaatgtgaaaaataatacaagaaaataagaaaaaaaaaaattaataaatgattaatgtgCTAAAGACAACATCTCGATAATacataagtaaaatttaagtatataaatgaCATTCCGTTGCGATAACGCGcagtttctaaaaaaagttaaaagattGACGACaatgtgaaaaaattgtatgtatgATCAATGCAATTCAAACCTGTGCATTTCGTCGAGCAGTGTTGATGGCAAGGACAATTGCAGCTGTGCAACGACTTTCGGCGGAGAATCATCTTGGTTTGCCTGTCGCTTCGGCTGGTCCGACACTTATCGTATTGTCACAGAACGTTGCAACTTGTTACAATAGAACGCTGTACAATCAACACACTGCACTGCCACGACGACGAAGAGACTCATCGACCAGACTACAGCTCACGTCACAAGCCGACTTACAATTAAATCATTGTCCACTTTGTCGGTTTCAACTTTCTTCCTTGTATCGCCTCCCTTAACGCGTTACAcgtcattatattattgtaacttGTAACGAAACATTGAATTGCAATGTACAGAATATTTCGtacaatttactttattttcaagaaattattcaaTCCATATCCAATTTTCCTTCAAtgtgcaattattataaagttaattaaatatgtatttcctGTCtagttttcaaaaaatttaacaagagTCATAAATTGATAACTTTGCAAGTCtactttcatttataaattttacaattattcgatagaaatattattatattatatagaaaaagaagtTGTGTAAAAGcataatataaagagaattttaatttttaaaaattatataattaaactttccattttattttaacttattgtAAAAACTTTGCATTTCCTGAAAAAGTTGCTGTTGTTTTGAACTACTCTGTACATTGTACATCATCATCGCGTCAACCGTCAATGTTATGCAATGAAAATTGGTACACGATACTGCAAGTAACTGACACTGACGATCGATGCGACGAAACAAAATTCGCTAGTAGCAAAAGTTCGTGGAATTATTGCCGCATTGTAATTAAACGTTGCACGATAATCGGAATATCGGTTATTGCGACCGATGCTATGCAAGTAGATGGAGAAGTTCTCTAGAAACATTTTCAACTCTGGCAGAACGCAAAAACTCGTCCTCTAAAAGTGTAAGCTTTTCGATCAAACGCGTTTCTTTACTTTAGATTTTAGACATAAAGTCTCGATTTTCCCGACTCATCTTGTATTCCTCTATACCGGTCGCACAACAGCTGGCGATTATAGCTATTTGCTATATCGTCAACTGACATTGCGACATACgctttttatctttcatttaAATGTGCCATCATGACAATTCGTTGTCAGCAACgtcccctccctctctctcaaaatgtttcaaacgtacagtgtatgtacatagaatgcgattatattcaatatttttttatattctaaaatatacgataaaatattatacatatatatatatatatatatatatataaaataatattctttccaGTAAATAGATATTTGTTGAATAAATACCATTTCATGCGATAAAGATATTTGTGTGTTACTTACAATAGAATAATACTGtctatttaaaatgcaaaagatttaaatatgtcatactgctcttctttttattataataatgtaaaacgatgtttctttaaaatgttGACTCACACACAACTAATAGATATAGATACGCGATATTATAACTGTACCTACTTATTTATAGGATCGTTACTTTCAAATgtctaattatatacaatattcaaaaagaaaatctaattatataatatcttattgtGTGTTACTATTCGACGATATTAATATCCCGTTGGCATAgcatatttgaaatttctgACGCCGATGAGACAATAGGGTACTCTATCACCATTCTCTATTTACAGTCAATTACGTCTCTATCTCCTGACAACACAAGACGACGGACGATCTCTTGTCGCTTCACGCTCGAGAATATATCAGTCACGTTGCACACGGTTGCACGCGCTATaggtatacgtatatatgcgCTGCAGGAGAGCTTCATCAAAGTTGCACGAGGGTTCTTTTTGATCGATACCAACAATGTACTTGCGTCCAGCAACCCTTTCGCGAAGGGATGCCTacgcattaaaattttttttgttgttgaAAACAGAAAACAGTTGCGACAAATagctataaatttaattaacaaccaatattaaattaattaacgacaaaacaattttatgaacATTAGttcaagttaaaataacaagccatttgaaaattactaaaaatctaatatctcTATAActgtgtataattataattttttattaataatttattataaaaagacgatcgataagttttaaaataaatagaatctAATACATATTACAAACACACATCGCGTTTACCACGATATTTCCAACTATCCGTTTATCGCGATCGCGATGTTTTGTCGAGGACTATTATCACACCCGTGAGATTTAACTTCCGGTTAACTTTTATCGTACTTCGTAAATCGAGAGATTTCACGGTCGATTTACTTTacgaaaattattactttgctTATTATAATTCGCCTACACGGTCTGCAGTAATCaagtaaatttaacgcaaCCGTCCTTATCATTTGCACGATATATAGGTACCATTCGCGTCACGCAGGACATTTCGTTCTTGtacattgtacatatatacatatatttttgataagcCGTCGTGTTATCAATCGCACAAAATGATGTGGTCAATACCTTGAGACAATTTTGTCGACAATGCGACAGTTGGTTTTACAACCG from Anoplolepis gracilipes chromosome 16, ASM4749672v1, whole genome shotgun sequence encodes:
- the LOC140674681 gene encoding uncharacterized protein, with product METMVEEKCEVKVLAMSNMQTVIADKNKITKEQLEATNAEKKKHEECKNISSAKPKRSVARVKSKKTRNVGQSSYDPTKLEDSPAQVLERFKRGCECIDDQCFKDLNPEVVYRHRLNIAELTKAEHDMYLMGVTMACLTDPYQTARHTERRRLRAQYVYQGRRVCLDAFLYLENCTHYQIKRIRKHLMTHGVTPRVHGNHGKIPHNTFSLDIYKIATEFLKNFVEVQETKQKTKLAKNAPLHLSPDITRKTVHDLYTQYCKKISPDIKSMGYSTFRRFMKVQFPQVKFAKLEFIVRNQTTQSHCQTELDAKDDTGQQKSPKSELQTEDDTILPLVITHDLGQNETYVLTPISKLQDGVSYQVTTRGLVVNSPAITLSKTNAV